The following proteins are encoded in a genomic region of Deinococcus betulae:
- the cobN gene encoding cobaltochelatase subunit CobN — MTSKSSPRSPGSRQRVTRADGRTINVVRKRGHLSYCFHGCCCGRTDRGYAAAPVDTYKEEWTRRKLRHQVHLTKSGCLGPCPLSNVAHLVFDGQDVWFHSVNDPWLVVAIFDYISAMLEADGALPVPPELVEYTFNYYTWDAASGQGVGQPQAAAPLTPGDLHGFALLSHADTDLLNLRAAKDILPDDFGPVTGALLGGIRSDAQMASLLGGAVGKAEVVVARLHGQIRNMPGMDLLLSHARRAGQTLLLVSGANEPDAELARLSLAPAHTLDTALGYLAASGWQNTRELLLSLSDTLRMTGYGAQPPLALPEHGVYHPQLPENATLADWERWHDPQRPAIGVLFYRAHALSGNTAFIDTLIEALDEAGADALPVFTTSLKDVDGAGNPKAFALFQATDDQQLGRPLISALITTLSFAMADVNAGGITAAGDNVSALARLGVPVVQGVTLGGGRGPWETSSRGLNPLDTAMNVAIPEFDGRIISVPFAFKEQEGEVRRQVADPERTARLAGTALRLARLRHKANFEKRLAFIFTNSSSKASQVGNAVGLDSAASLLRVLRALKADGYDVGDLPAQSDDLMHDLIERSNYDQTVMTPGQLARAAVRIPAAQYGAWFAELPASQQRRVTEQWGKAPGEAYVHEGQLCLAGLTFGKMFVALQPPRGYGMDADAIYHTPDLPPTHHYHALYRWLREPEVLGGFGADALIHVGKHGTLEWLPGKGVGLSETCFPDSLLGDLPLFYPFVINDPGEGTQAKRRAHATILDHLPPPLTRADTYGPLAELARLVDEYYQLELLDPSKLPLLQGQIWDLVQQANLGTDLGTMLRRDHGDHVHEWDETETEDGVPTTIAEMSGSDVAHLLEDIDGYLCELGAAQIRDGLHTLGLAPQGEQRPEMLRALTRLANAEVPGLHAGLADLLGLDLTELLGSPGQRRQADTALNNLAGQPVQTNADALELLDELGLHLYQTLQDRHFDPAAIPEVLALTLGVREGYGTVPRTLDYACRDLNRHLDRTEEEITNLLLGLAGRYVPAGPSGAPSRGQAHILPTGRNFYAVDPRAVPSQAAWAVGQNLAREVLERHRQETGGAYPEHVAISVWGTSNMRTQGDDIAQIFALLGVRPLWHPQSRRLEGAELIALEDLGRPRIDVTVRISGFFRDAFPHLIHLLDEAFRLAMHADEDPDQNFPRRHYLAELEGRLLDLPPEEAEARATYRVFGSAPGTYGAGILDLIQEGNWQTDADFVRVFVNWGGYAYTAAEQGADAREDFRARLAQTQLVLHNQDNREHDIFDSDDYLQFFGGMMASVRHLSGVQPRGYFGDSANPERARVRDLKEEALRVYRSRVVNPKWLDGIRRHGYKGGLEQTATVDYLFGFDATADLAHDFMYEGVAQAYALDPENQDFLRQSNPWALNAIASRLLEAEGRGMWRPQPETLLALQSLLAESEGLLEERGERAR; from the coding sequence TACAAAGAGGAGTGGACACGCCGCAAGCTGCGCCATCAGGTGCACCTCACGAAAAGCGGCTGTCTGGGACCCTGTCCCCTGAGCAACGTGGCGCATCTGGTCTTTGACGGCCAGGACGTGTGGTTTCACTCGGTCAACGACCCGTGGCTGGTGGTGGCAATCTTCGACTACATCAGCGCCATGCTGGAGGCGGACGGCGCCCTGCCCGTGCCGCCGGAACTGGTGGAGTACACTTTCAACTACTACACCTGGGACGCCGCCAGTGGCCAAGGTGTGGGCCAGCCGCAGGCGGCCGCACCCCTGACGCCCGGTGACCTGCACGGCTTTGCGCTGCTCAGCCATGCCGACACCGACCTGCTGAACTTGCGGGCAGCCAAAGACATCCTGCCAGACGACTTTGGCCCGGTGACCGGCGCCCTGCTGGGGGGCATCCGTAGCGACGCGCAGATGGCCAGCCTGCTGGGTGGGGCCGTGGGCAAGGCCGAGGTGGTGGTCGCCCGCCTGCACGGCCAGATCAGGAATATGCCGGGCATGGACTTGCTGCTCTCGCACGCCCGCCGGGCTGGCCAGACCCTGCTGCTGGTCAGTGGCGCCAACGAGCCGGACGCCGAACTGGCCCGGTTGTCTCTGGCGCCGGCGCACACGCTGGACACGGCGCTGGGCTACCTGGCGGCCAGCGGCTGGCAGAACACCCGCGAACTGCTTCTGTCGCTCTCGGACACCCTGCGGATGACCGGGTACGGCGCCCAGCCGCCCCTGGCCCTGCCGGAACACGGCGTGTACCACCCCCAACTGCCTGAGAACGCCACCCTGGCCGACTGGGAGCGCTGGCACGACCCCCAGCGTCCGGCCATTGGTGTCCTCTTTTACCGCGCGCATGCGCTGAGCGGCAACACCGCCTTTATCGACACGCTCATTGAGGCGCTGGACGAGGCGGGTGCGGATGCCCTGCCAGTCTTCACCACGTCCCTGAAAGACGTGGACGGCGCCGGGAACCCCAAAGCCTTCGCGCTGTTTCAGGCTACAGATGACCAGCAGTTGGGGCGGCCCCTCATTTCCGCCCTCATTACTACCCTTTCTTTTGCCATGGCCGACGTGAACGCGGGCGGGATCACTGCGGCGGGGGACAACGTCTCGGCGCTGGCCCGGCTGGGGGTGCCGGTGGTGCAGGGCGTGACGCTGGGCGGCGGACGCGGCCCCTGGGAGACCAGCTCACGCGGCCTGAACCCTCTGGATACCGCCATGAACGTCGCCATTCCCGAGTTTGACGGGCGCATTATCTCGGTGCCTTTTGCGTTCAAGGAGCAGGAGGGCGAGGTCCGGCGGCAGGTGGCCGACCCGGAGCGCACCGCGCGGCTGGCCGGAACGGCCCTCCGGCTGGCCCGCCTGCGGCACAAGGCCAACTTCGAGAAGCGGCTGGCGTTTATTTTTACCAATTCCTCCAGTAAGGCGTCGCAGGTGGGCAACGCGGTGGGGCTGGACTCGGCGGCGTCGCTGCTGCGGGTGCTGCGCGCCCTGAAGGCTGATGGCTACGACGTGGGCGACTTGCCAGCACAGTCCGATGACCTGATGCACGACCTGATCGAGCGGAGCAACTACGACCAGACTGTGATGACGCCAGGGCAACTGGCCCGGGCCGCCGTCAGGATTCCGGCGGCGCAGTACGGGGCCTGGTTTGCTGAGCTGCCCGCCTCTCAGCAGCGGCGCGTGACCGAGCAATGGGGCAAGGCGCCGGGCGAGGCATACGTGCATGAGGGCCAGCTTTGCCTGGCGGGCCTGACTTTCGGGAAGATGTTCGTGGCGCTGCAACCCCCGCGTGGGTACGGCATGGACGCCGACGCCATCTACCACACGCCGGACCTGCCGCCTACCCACCACTACCACGCCCTGTACCGCTGGCTGCGGGAGCCGGAAGTGCTGGGCGGCTTTGGCGCCGACGCCCTGATTCATGTCGGCAAGCACGGCACGCTGGAGTGGCTGCCTGGCAAGGGCGTGGGGCTCTCTGAAACCTGTTTTCCAGACAGCCTGCTGGGCGACCTGCCGCTGTTCTACCCGTTTGTCATCAACGACCCCGGAGAAGGCACCCAGGCCAAACGCCGCGCCCACGCCACCATTCTCGACCACCTGCCCCCGCCTCTGACGCGCGCAGATACTTACGGCCCCCTGGCCGAACTCGCCCGGCTGGTGGACGAGTACTACCAGCTCGAACTGCTTGACCCCAGCAAGCTGCCGCTCCTCCAGGGCCAGATCTGGGACCTGGTGCAGCAGGCCAACCTGGGCACCGACCTGGGCACCATGCTGCGCCGCGACCACGGTGACCACGTCCACGAGTGGGACGAAACCGAGACCGAGGATGGCGTGCCCACCACCATCGCCGAGATGAGTGGGTCGGACGTGGCGCACCTGCTGGAAGACATTGACGGCTATCTGTGCGAGCTGGGTGCGGCGCAGATCCGGGACGGTCTGCACACGCTGGGGCTGGCCCCCCAGGGCGAGCAGCGCCCGGAGATGCTGCGGGCGCTGACCCGCCTGGCCAACGCCGAGGTGCCGGGCCTGCACGCCGGTCTGGCCGACCTTCTTGGCCTTGACCTCACCGAGTTGCTGGGAAGTCCCGGTCAGCGCCGCCAGGCGGACACGGCGCTGAACAACCTGGCCGGTCAGCCGGTGCAGACGAACGCAGATGCGCTGGAGCTGCTGGACGAACTCGGCCTGCATCTGTACCAGACCTTGCAGGACCGGCACTTTGACCCGGCGGCCATTCCAGAGGTCCTGGCTCTGACCCTGGGCGTGCGGGAGGGCTACGGCACGGTGCCGCGTACGCTGGACTACGCCTGCCGTGACCTGAACCGCCACCTTGACCGCACCGAGGAGGAAATCACCAACCTCCTGCTGGGCCTTGCCGGGCGCTATGTGCCCGCCGGGCCCAGCGGGGCACCGTCACGCGGTCAGGCGCATATCCTGCCCACCGGCCGCAACTTCTATGCCGTGGACCCGCGTGCGGTGCCTTCGCAGGCGGCCTGGGCGGTGGGCCAGAATCTGGCGCGCGAAGTGCTGGAGCGCCACCGGCAGGAAACCGGCGGGGCGTACCCGGAACACGTCGCCATCAGTGTGTGGGGCACCAGCAACATGCGCACGCAGGGAGACGACATCGCCCAGATCTTTGCGCTGCTGGGTGTGCGCCCCCTGTGGCACCCGCAAAGCCGCCGGCTGGAGGGCGCCGAACTCATTGCCCTGGAGGACCTGGGCCGCCCGCGCATTGACGTGACCGTGCGGATCAGTGGGTTTTTCCGGGACGCTTTCCCGCACCTGATTCACCTGCTGGACGAGGCTTTTCGGCTGGCCATGCACGCCGACGAGGACCCAGACCAGAACTTTCCGCGCCGGCACTACCTGGCCGAACTGGAAGGCCGCCTCCTGGACCTGCCCCCAGAAGAAGCCGAGGCGCGCGCCACGTACCGCGTGTTTGGCAGTGCGCCCGGCACCTATGGGGCGGGCATTCTCGACCTCATTCAGGAGGGCAACTGGCAAACCGACGCCGACTTTGTCAGGGTGTTCGTGAACTGGGGCGGATACGCCTACACCGCCGCCGAACAGGGGGCCGACGCCCGCGAGGACTTCCGCGCCCGCCTGGCACAGACGCAGCTGGTGCTGCACAACCAGGACAACCGCGAACACGACATTTTTGACAGCGACGATTACCTGCAGTTTTTCGGCGGCATGATGGCGTCGGTGCGGCACCTCAGCGGCGTGCAGCCGCGCGGCTACTTTGGGGACAGCGCCAACCCCGAGCGGGCGCGGGTGCGCGACCTGAAAGAAGAGGCGCTGCGTGTCTACCGCAGCCGTGTGGTGAATCCCAAATGGCTTGACGGGATTCGCCGGCACGGCTACAAAGGCGGGCTGGAGCAGACGGCCACTGTGGACTACCTGTTTGGCTTTGACGCCACCGCTGACCTCGCCCACGACTTCATGTATGAGGGCGTCGCCCAGGCCTACGCGCTGGACCCCGAGAATCAGGATTTCCTGCGTCAGAGCAACCCGTGGGCGCTGAACGCCATCGCCAGTCGCCTGCTGGAAGCCGAGGGGCGCGGCATGTGGCGCCCGCAGCCCGAGACGCTCTTGGCCTTGCAGAGCCTGCTGGCCGAGAGTGAAGGGCTGCTGGAGGAACGCGGTGAACGTGCCCGCTGA